A portion of the Armatimonadota bacterium genome contains these proteins:
- the larE gene encoding ATP-dependent sacrificial sulfur transferase LarE — MTTTEPLTDNPLLAAKYDALMADLRGLGRAIVAYSGGVDSTFLAAAAYRALGDNALACTALSESYSEDELEPGREAARLIGISHREVVTREMDNPAYVANNPDRCYHCKTELFKALSSVARDEGYNAILVGYIADDRGDYRPGVAAGQEWSVRAPLMDADLYKEEIRELSHAMGLPTWDKPGLACLSSRFPYGTPIQIAGLRQVDRAESFLHSLGFVQCRVRHHGETARIEVTATDIPRFADSALRDSVVARLKELGYAYVTLDLQGFRSGSLNETLRLEPSGGVLEPVR; from the coding sequence ATGACAACTACCGAACCGCTCACCGATAATCCGCTTCTGGCGGCGAAATATGATGCCCTGATGGCAGACCTGCGCGGCCTTGGACGCGCGATCGTCGCTTACTCCGGCGGCGTGGACAGCACTTTCCTGGCCGCCGCCGCGTACCGCGCGCTCGGCGATAACGCCCTGGCCTGCACCGCGCTCAGCGAGTCCTACTCCGAGGACGAACTGGAGCCGGGCCGCGAGGCTGCCCGCCTCATCGGCATCTCACACCGCGAGGTGGTCACCCGCGAGATGGACAACCCGGCGTATGTGGCCAACAACCCGGACCGGTGCTACCACTGCAAGACCGAGTTGTTCAAAGCGCTGTCCTCCGTGGCCCGCGATGAGGGCTACAACGCGATCCTCGTTGGCTACATCGCCGACGACAGGGGCGACTATCGCCCCGGCGTGGCCGCCGGCCAGGAATGGAGCGTCCGCGCGCCGCTGATGGACGCCGATCTTTATAAGGAAGAGATCCGCGAGCTTTCACACGCGATGGGCCTGCCCACGTGGGACAAGCCGGGCCTCGCGTGTCTCAGCAGCCGCTTCCCCTACGGAACGCCCATCCAGATCGCCGGGCTGAGGCAGGTGGACCGCGCGGAAAGCTTCCTGCACTCGCTGGGCTTCGTACAGTGCCGCGTACGGCACCACGGGGAAACCGCCCGCATCGAGGTCACCGCGACCGACATTCCCCGGTTTGCGGACTCCGCGCTGCGAGATTCGGTGGTAGCGCGTCTCAAAGAACTGGGATATGCGTATGTAACGCTCGACCTTCAGGGGTTCCGCAGCGGCAGCCTGAACGAGACCCTTCGCCTTGAACCATCCGGCGGCGTTCTTGAGCCTGTTCGCTGA
- a CDS encoding flagellar protein FliS, whose product MPRPSTNRGTRSALHGGSSINDLGLSPRGMVVMACDGALRFLEAADAARAAENQDAAVLNVEKAQRVLLEMMGALDHAVAPAMTETLERLYQSLLDRLSDALHGDRKAITETRLVLTRLRNAWLEAGGRCRVAGGR is encoded by the coding sequence ATGCCCAGACCTTCAACAAATCGCGGAACCCGGAGCGCTTTACACGGCGGATCGTCCATCAACGATCTGGGGCTTTCCCCCCGCGGTATGGTGGTGATGGCGTGCGATGGCGCGCTGCGATTCCTGGAGGCCGCGGATGCGGCCCGCGCCGCCGAAAACCAGGACGCAGCGGTACTCAACGTGGAGAAGGCACAACGCGTCCTCCTCGAAATGATGGGCGCACTGGACCACGCCGTCGCCCCGGCAATGACGGAGACGCTGGAACGCCTCTACCAGTCGCTCCTGGACCGCCTGTCGGACGCCCTTCACGGAGACCGGAAAGCCATCACTGAGACGCGCCTCGTGCTGACCCGCCTGCGCAACGCGTGGCTGGAGGCGGGTGGCAGGTGCCGGGTGGCGGGTGGAAGGTGA
- the surE gene encoding 5'/3'-nucleotidase SurE, giving the protein MRILLTNDDGVHAPGLFALKEAIAEVAEIGIVAPDRPRSASGHSITLHKPLRVSSVRLADGSPAYSCTGTPSDCVALALRGVLPFTPDLVISGINDGPNLGWDLTYSGTVSAAMEACIIGVPSIAISAVRMNDYPFVKDEPELPFAERKGTDFGAAARFAAHLAVVLHEHRLPPFNLLNVNVPAIPTGELRGVKLTKQGIRKYVGELETRTDTSGRTYYWMGGEKPEDVLEEGTDVSALHARQISVTPIHMDLTAYPIMDALHQWTHIEAFGG; this is encoded by the coding sequence ATGCGAATACTGCTCACCAACGATGACGGCGTCCACGCGCCGGGGCTCTTCGCTCTGAAGGAAGCGATCGCCGAGGTCGCCGAGATAGGCATCGTCGCCCCCGATCGTCCGCGTTCCGCCAGCGGCCATTCCATCACGCTCCACAAGCCGCTCAGGGTGTCCAGCGTGCGCCTCGCCGACGGCTCGCCCGCGTATTCCTGTACCGGCACACCGTCCGATTGCGTCGCTCTGGCCCTGCGGGGCGTGCTGCCGTTCACACCGGACCTGGTCATCTCCGGGATCAACGACGGCCCCAATCTGGGCTGGGATCTCACCTACTCCGGCACCGTCAGCGCCGCCATGGAGGCCTGTATCATCGGGGTGCCTTCGATAGCCATCTCCGCCGTACGTATGAACGACTATCCGTTCGTGAAAGATGAGCCGGAACTCCCGTTTGCGGAGCGTAAGGGGACCGATTTCGGCGCGGCCGCGCGGTTCGCGGCGCATCTCGCCGTCGTCCTGCACGAGCACCGCCTCCCGCCGTTCAACCTGCTCAACGTCAACGTCCCCGCCATTCCCACGGGTGAATTACGGGGAGTGAAGCTCACCAAACAGGGAATCCGCAAGTACGTTGGCGAATTGGAGACCCGCACGGACACGTCGGGCCGGACCTACTACTGGATGGGCGGGGAAAAACCCGAGGATGTGCTGGAAGAAGGCACCGACGTCTCCGCGCTCCACGCGCGACAGATCAGCGTCACCCCCATTCATATGGACCTCACCGCGTACCCGATCATGGACGCCCTGCACCAGTGGACACACATCGAAGCGTTTGGGGGCTAA
- a CDS encoding MFS transporter, whose product MLETTTRPHTPYSRFNIFAFLWDIITYYAGSTLLSTVTILPLFASELAPALTHATGAGPWAAFRNHLINRDVIVALIPAMAMFGLLLPQVIGARLVSGRDRYRPMVVRLGLIERTFLLSIVVSMYLLAHASPALLLSVPLGFVFAWFFVMGLNHPGYTAMLEHTIPVELRGRLFGGGAALGGVVGFAVAMLAKWFLQRLEFPYGFVACAGVAWIILASGLIPLAFVRETPWPQPKEEEGTIHGRILSVLRTDRPFYLFVGSQILFAFQMMVSAVYTTYALKRFQASPGDIAVLAAVMAIAGGVGYIVLGPLADRHGNRAVLFWSTLLTGVCTLAAWLAPTLGWYTAAFVPISLANSGWQLTGFNIVMEFAPRGRVHIYTAAAAAVPGPFRVMAPLLGGILVAQLGRHGPVFAAAAIAALASAAMLAFVREPREKG is encoded by the coding sequence ATGCTGGAAACCACCACCCGACCGCACACCCCATACTCGCGCTTTAACATCTTCGCGTTCCTGTGGGACATCATCACCTACTATGCGGGCAGCACACTACTCTCCACCGTCACGATTCTGCCCCTGTTTGCCAGCGAACTAGCCCCCGCACTCACGCACGCGACCGGCGCGGGGCCTTGGGCCGCTTTCCGGAACCACCTCATCAACCGCGATGTCATCGTCGCGCTCATCCCTGCAATGGCCATGTTCGGGCTGCTGCTGCCCCAGGTGATAGGCGCGCGACTCGTCAGTGGTCGCGATCGGTACCGGCCGATGGTCGTCCGCCTCGGCCTCATCGAACGCACCTTCCTGCTCTCCATCGTGGTGAGCATGTACCTCCTGGCCCACGCATCGCCCGCCCTGCTGCTGTCGGTTCCGCTGGGATTCGTGTTCGCGTGGTTCTTCGTAATGGGTCTGAATCACCCCGGCTACACGGCGATGCTGGAACATACCATCCCTGTGGAATTGCGCGGGCGCCTGTTCGGGGGCGGCGCGGCGCTGGGCGGGGTGGTCGGCTTCGCCGTTGCGATGCTGGCGAAGTGGTTCCTGCAGCGCCTTGAGTTCCCCTATGGCTTCGTCGCGTGCGCGGGCGTGGCCTGGATCATCCTCGCCTCCGGGCTGATACCCCTGGCGTTTGTACGCGAGACCCCGTGGCCGCAGCCGAAGGAAGAAGAGGGCACGATCCATGGCCGGATACTGTCGGTCCTCCGCACGGATCGCCCGTTCTACCTGTTCGTGGGTTCGCAGATCCTGTTCGCGTTTCAGATGATGGTATCGGCCGTGTACACCACCTATGCGCTCAAGCGTTTCCAGGCGTCGCCGGGTGACATCGCGGTGCTGGCGGCCGTCATGGCCATCGCCGGCGGGGTCGGGTATATCGTCCTCGGCCCGCTGGCCGATCGCCACGGAAACCGGGCTGTTCTTTTCTGGTCCACCTTGCTCACCGGCGTCTGCACGCTGGCTGCGTGGCTGGCGCCAACGCTGGGTTGGTACACGGCGGCGTTCGTACCGATATCCCTCGCCAACAGCGGGTGGCAGTTGACAGGATTCAACATCGTGATGGAGTTCGCCCCCCGCGGGCGCGTCCATATCTACACGGCCGCCGCGGCCGCCGTGCCGGGCCCGTTCCGAGTGATGGCGCCGTTGCTGGGAGGGATCCTCGTTGCCCAGTTGGGGCGGCACGGCCCGGTGTTCGCCGCCGCGGCCATTGCGGCGCTCGCCAGCGCCGCCATGCTGGCATTCGTCCGCGAACCAAGAGAGAAGGGGTAG
- a CDS encoding PQQ-binding-like beta-propeller repeat protein, producing the protein MIFAAVPGANAAGKTIPPRSAKSVRAAAPRHAKAAKRKAASGRTALAMLQTSTAPKLRTVSPGASWPMFRGNVKHTAFTPINVNVPLTPAWTWQGDAVAIASSPAIVDGVVYIGTRDDAGGTKGSLLAIDLSTGKLKWRYNVSDKARTIMTHTAKVQPLPTAGANTEALAWVDSTPCVSGNMVYVMSRDGALHALTTAGVLKWRLRTGGLDTSSPTIVNGTIYVGSGYPNKDFWAVDAVSGVVKWRTNSGLADPLLKRPGQYVYSSQAFADGIVYASANDGGFYGLNATTGKLKWRYETQGGVYFHSPCLAGTLLIGAPGDYDTAVYGINRTTGELAWKYVSGLQHSYVSSPAYDGDTAYVGIGEPDQEIVALNAQTGTLKWKYVTGYATQNSYTSSPAVTNNVIFVGTAQAKRGDPESGRVVALDKASGSVLWQTSLPKPVLSSPSVAGNYVVVGCMDGTVRAFTWTP; encoded by the coding sequence ATGATTTTTGCAGCGGTGCCCGGCGCCAACGCCGCCGGTAAAACGATACCGCCGCGCTCCGCTAAGAGCGTTCGCGCCGCGGCGCCGCGCCACGCCAAAGCCGCCAAACGCAAGGCGGCATCGGGGCGGACTGCCCTGGCGATGCTCCAGACGTCTACGGCGCCCAAGCTTCGCACCGTGAGCCCCGGCGCCAGCTGGCCCATGTTCCGCGGCAACGTCAAACACACCGCCTTCACACCCATTAATGTGAACGTTCCGCTCACACCCGCCTGGACCTGGCAGGGAGACGCGGTGGCCATCGCCTCCTCGCCCGCCATCGTTGACGGAGTGGTCTACATCGGCACCCGCGACGACGCGGGCGGAACCAAGGGCTCGCTGCTGGCGATCGACCTCAGCACCGGCAAGCTAAAATGGCGTTACAACGTCTCGGACAAAGCCCGCACGATCATGACTCACACCGCCAAGGTTCAGCCGCTGCCCACCGCCGGCGCGAATACCGAGGCCCTGGCATGGGTGGACTCAACTCCCTGCGTGTCCGGCAATATGGTCTACGTGATGTCGCGCGATGGCGCGCTTCACGCGCTCACCACCGCGGGCGTCCTCAAATGGCGGCTGCGCACCGGCGGACTGGATACGTCCAGCCCCACCATCGTGAACGGCACAATTTACGTCGGCTCGGGCTACCCCAACAAAGATTTCTGGGCAGTGGACGCCGTCAGCGGCGTGGTCAAATGGCGGACCAATAGCGGACTGGCCGATCCGCTGCTGAAACGGCCGGGTCAATATGTGTATTCTTCCCAGGCATTCGCGGACGGGATCGTCTACGCCTCCGCCAATGACGGCGGCTTCTATGGATTGAACGCCACCACCGGCAAACTCAAATGGCGCTATGAAACGCAAGGCGGGGTCTACTTCCACTCGCCCTGCCTGGCCGGCACTCTGCTGATCGGCGCCCCCGGCGACTATGATACCGCCGTCTATGGCATCAACCGCACCACCGGCGAACTGGCGTGGAAATACGTTTCAGGGCTCCAACACTCCTACGTGTCCTCGCCCGCATACGACGGCGATACCGCCTACGTTGGCATCGGCGAGCCCGATCAGGAAATCGTGGCACTTAATGCTCAAACGGGCACGCTGAAATGGAAGTATGTTACTGGATACGCTACCCAGAATTCGTACACTTCGTCACCCGCGGTGACGAATAACGTCATCTTCGTCGGCACGGCCCAGGCGAAACGGGGAGATCCCGAGTCGGGCCGCGTTGTTGCACTGGACAAAGCCAGCGGCAGCGTCCTCTGGCAGACGTCCCTTCCCAAACCGGTACTCTCGTCGCCTTCCGTGGCGGGAAACTACGTTGTCGTCGGTTGTATGGACGGCACGGTACGGGCGTTCACCTGGACGCCTTGA
- a CDS encoding DUF1559 domain-containing protein, whose translation MIAILAAILFPVFAKARERAKQTACVSNLKQLGIAMISYADDNDDHLPPAEKLRSSTPTLPTALPNVLNSFVKSVEVFRCPSDSNNQRFGGTFWPTILWQSYGLSYSYNSAPPVNPPPHDQWLVYWRGGRTRSEFKNPTATGVLSDTNPWHRYTDTSGSSASMAQAGYNVLFEDSHVKMLIGADRDTAMQAAP comes from the coding sequence ATCATCGCCATCCTCGCGGCCATCCTCTTCCCAGTTTTCGCCAAGGCACGCGAGCGCGCAAAGCAGACGGCATGCGTCTCCAACCTCAAGCAGTTGGGCATCGCCATGATCAGTTACGCAGACGACAACGATGACCACCTCCCCCCGGCGGAAAAGCTGCGATCGTCTACACCCACACTCCCGACAGCCCTACCAAACGTGCTCAACAGCTTCGTGAAGTCGGTCGAGGTCTTCCGGTGCCCTTCAGACAGCAATAATCAGAGGTTCGGAGGCACATTCTGGCCGACCATCCTCTGGCAGTCCTATGGCCTGAGCTATTCGTACAATTCCGCCCCGCCCGTCAATCCGCCGCCGCACGACCAGTGGCTCGTGTACTGGCGGGGAGGGCGAACGCGATCCGAATTCAAGAATCCAACGGCAACCGGCGTTCTCTCGGACACCAATCCCTGGCACCGGTACACGGACACCAGCGGAAGCAGCGCAAGCATGGCACAGGCCGGCTATAACGTGCTTTTCGAGGACAGCCACGTCAAGATGCTGATAGGCGCCGACCGCGACACCGCCATGCAGGCCGCGCCGTGA
- the serC gene encoding 3-phosphoserine/phosphohydroxythreonine transaminase encodes MQPPYNFNAGPAVLPKSVLEEAQRNLLDFNGTGMSILEISHRSKDFEAVVTEAEALAKELLSIPDNYRVLFLQGGASLQFSMVPMNFLAEGRTADYVLTGSWSEKALAEAEKTGSAHVAASGKVAGYKHIPTPAEIALSDDPVYVHITSNNTIYGTQWRDLPAFPGTPIVADMSSDMLSRPVNVADYAVIYAGLQKNAGPAGATMVIIRDDWLERCPKTLPTMLRYDVMAKNNSLYNTPPVFAIYISMLVMRWLKAGGGLGEMAKRNAAKARIVYDAIDGSGGFYVGHAEPGSRSVMNITFRVSDEEKEKEFLALAKAKGFVGLNGHRSVGGVRASTYNALPVEACEALAGLMREFRG; translated from the coding sequence ATGCAGCCACCTTATAATTTCAACGCCGGTCCGGCCGTCCTACCCAAGTCCGTTCTTGAAGAAGCGCAGAGGAATCTCCTGGATTTCAACGGCACGGGCATGTCCATCCTTGAGATCAGCCACCGGTCGAAGGATTTCGAGGCCGTTGTCACGGAGGCGGAGGCGCTCGCGAAGGAACTGCTCTCGATCCCGGACAACTACCGGGTGCTTTTCCTGCAGGGCGGCGCCAGTTTGCAGTTCTCCATGGTCCCGATGAACTTCCTGGCCGAGGGGCGTACGGCGGACTACGTTCTCACCGGGTCGTGGTCGGAAAAAGCGCTGGCTGAAGCCGAGAAGACCGGCAGCGCGCACGTTGCGGCGTCCGGCAAAGTGGCGGGGTACAAGCATATCCCGACGCCGGCCGAGATCGCGCTGAGCGACGACCCGGTTTACGTGCACATCACGTCGAACAACACCATTTACGGTACCCAGTGGCGGGACCTGCCCGCATTTCCGGGGACCCCGATTGTGGCGGACATGAGCAGCGACATGCTGTCGCGCCCGGTGAACGTTGCCGATTACGCGGTGATTTATGCGGGTCTACAGAAGAACGCAGGCCCGGCGGGCGCCACGATGGTGATCATCCGGGACGACTGGCTGGAACGCTGCCCGAAGACGCTTCCGACGATGCTGCGCTACGACGTGATGGCCAAGAACAACTCGCTTTACAACACGCCGCCGGTGTTTGCGATCTATATCAGCATGCTTGTTATGCGCTGGCTCAAGGCGGGCGGCGGCCTCGGCGAGATGGCGAAGCGGAACGCCGCGAAGGCCAGGATCGTGTACGACGCGATTGACGGAAGCGGCGGGTTCTACGTGGGCCACGCCGAACCGGGCAGCCGAAGCGTCATGAACATCACGTTCCGGGTGAGCGACGAGGAGAAGGAGAAGGAATTCCTCGCTCTCGCCAAGGCGAAGGGATTCGTGGGGTTGAACGGCCATCGGAGCGTGGGCGGCGTCCGCGCCAGCACGTACAATGCACTGCCGGTGGAAGCGTGCGAGGCGCTTGCGGGGCTGATGAGGGAGTTCAGGGGATAG
- a CDS encoding four helix bundle protein — MALRSYQDLIVWQMAIDLVVSCYAISAAFPRSEVYGLSSQMRRASVSVPANIAEGYGRQHRPEYLNHLSIASGSLTELETHIQIAARLSYIDEGAHKALMLQADEVGRMLGSLRRSLSHTS; from the coding sequence ATGGCATTACGATCCTACCAAGATCTCATTGTTTGGCAGATGGCGATTGACTTGGTGGTATCGTGCTATGCGATCTCGGCAGCGTTCCCTCGATCAGAAGTCTATGGCTTGTCCAGCCAGATGAGAAGAGCATCCGTCTCTGTTCCCGCGAACATCGCGGAAGGCTATGGGCGCCAGCACCGCCCCGAGTATCTGAACCACCTGAGCATCGCTTCCGGTTCGCTAACTGAACTTGAGACACACATTCAAATTGCCGCACGCCTATCATATATAGACGAGGGGGCACATAAAGCGCTCATGCTGCAGGCAGACGAAGTTGGCCGCATGCTCGGAAGTCTTCGTCGCTCACTGTCTCATACCAGCTAG
- the serA gene encoding phosphoglycerate dehydrogenase gives MNNIRILVADPIAEVGVTRLQQVGQVDVITKQTPEELKANLPNYDAMVVRSETKVTDDILANAGDRLKVIGRAGVGVDNIDLPAATNKGIIVVNSPDGNTLAAAEHTMALILALARNVPDAVASMRAGEWKRGKFVGVQLYGKTLGVIGLGKIGREVAARAKAFEMHVLAYDPYLTDEAADRLGVTLSTLERIFRESDFVTFHVPLTAQTRGLLGAEQLAVMKPSARIINVARGGIVDEAALRAAVDEGRVAGAAIDVFEKEPVPADSPLLGHSKILTTPHLGASTAEAQIAVVMDVAEQIADIMAGKPARAAVNMPAIDPAMYALLKPYLTLAEKLGRLHAQLRWSRVETVEITYCGDVAELDVRPVTRAVLKGLLEPLMKESVNYVNAPILAEQRGIKVVESKMEAPADYTDLITVTVTSESGRHEIAGTKFGARDIRIVNIEGFRVDVEPTGLALMARHHDQPGMIGTVGTLLGNNGINIAGMQVGRHQKRGLALMILTVDDEIPEPLLQELLKVEGMDNARPIAF, from the coding sequence ATGAACAACATCAGAATTTTGGTTGCCGACCCGATCGCGGAGGTTGGCGTTACGCGCCTCCAGCAGGTTGGGCAAGTAGATGTGATCACGAAGCAGACGCCGGAGGAACTGAAGGCGAACCTGCCCAATTACGACGCGATGGTCGTGCGGTCCGAGACGAAGGTCACGGACGATATCCTGGCCAACGCGGGGGATCGGCTGAAAGTGATCGGCCGCGCCGGTGTGGGCGTTGACAACATCGATCTGCCGGCCGCGACAAACAAAGGCATCATCGTGGTCAACTCGCCGGACGGGAACACCCTGGCTGCGGCGGAGCACACGATGGCGCTGATCCTGGCGCTGGCGCGCAACGTTCCGGACGCCGTGGCGAGCATGCGGGCGGGTGAATGGAAGCGCGGCAAGTTCGTCGGCGTGCAACTCTATGGGAAGACGCTGGGCGTTATCGGCCTGGGCAAGATCGGGCGTGAGGTGGCGGCGAGGGCGAAAGCCTTCGAAATGCACGTGCTGGCATACGATCCATACCTTACAGACGAGGCGGCGGATCGGCTTGGCGTTACGTTGAGCACACTGGAGCGGATTTTCCGGGAGAGCGATTTCGTGACGTTCCACGTGCCACTGACCGCGCAGACGCGCGGCCTGCTGGGCGCCGAGCAGCTTGCGGTGATGAAACCGAGCGCGAGGATCATCAATGTGGCGCGCGGCGGGATCGTCGATGAGGCGGCGCTTCGCGCGGCGGTCGACGAAGGCCGGGTCGCCGGGGCGGCGATCGACGTTTTCGAAAAGGAGCCGGTTCCCGCGGACAGCCCGCTATTGGGGCACTCGAAGATCCTTACGACACCCCACCTGGGCGCCAGCACCGCCGAGGCGCAGATCGCCGTGGTGATGGACGTTGCGGAGCAAATCGCCGACATCATGGCGGGCAAACCGGCCCGCGCCGCGGTGAACATGCCGGCGATTGACCCGGCGATGTACGCATTGCTCAAGCCATACCTCACGCTGGCTGAAAAACTTGGCCGCCTGCACGCGCAGCTCCGATGGAGCCGCGTTGAGACCGTTGAGATCACTTACTGCGGTGACGTTGCGGAACTGGACGTCCGTCCGGTGACGCGCGCGGTTCTGAAGGGGCTCCTGGAGCCGTTGATGAAGGAAAGCGTGAACTACGTGAACGCGCCGATCCTGGCGGAACAGCGCGGCATCAAGGTTGTGGAATCGAAGATGGAGGCGCCCGCGGACTACACAGACTTGATCACCGTGACGGTCACGTCAGAATCCGGGCGCCACGAAATCGCCGGGACGAAGTTCGGCGCCCGTGATATCCGCATCGTGAACATCGAGGGCTTCCGCGTAGACGTTGAACCGACCGGCCTGGCGCTGATGGCCCGCCACCACGACCAGCCCGGGATGATCGGAACCGTTGGCACGCTTCTGGGCAACAACGGGATCAACATCGCCGGCATGCAGGTGGGCCGCCACCAGAAGCGCGGCCTGGCGCTGATGATCCTGACCGTGGACGACGAGATTCCGGAGCCTCTGCTACAGGAACTGCTGAAGGTGGAAGGCATGGACAACGCGAGACCGATCGCGTTTTAG